One Tissierellales bacterium genomic window, CGCCTTCTCATCAAGCTTTTTCATTTCTGCATTTACATCAGCATTTTCTGCTATTATTCTTTCAAACGAAGCACTCAATTCTTGTGCTATTTCTTCCCATTCTACTATAAATGGTGATGGCTTAGCATTTTTAAGTTGTTCCCCAAATACAGAAACATAATCATCATTTGCTATAACAGGATCAACCCAAGCATCTGCTCTAGCAGGTAACGCTTTGGACACTTTCATCCATTCAATTTGAGTTTTAGTATCACTCATGTAATCTATAAATTTTAGTGCTTCTGGAACATTTTTCGAATTATGGAATATAGTCCAATTAGATCCACCTACAAATGACATATTGCTCTTTTTAGCTGGTAGCGTTCTTATAGACCACTTCCCACTAATTTCTGGAGCTGCATCATTTAAAACATTTACCATCCATGGACCACTTATAAACATTGGCTCTGTTCCATCTTTAAACGTTTGAACTATATCCACATCGCCATACATCATAGTAAGTTTTTCATCATAGAATTTTTTCAGATAGTTTATAGCCTCTACAAACTCTGGCTCTGAAAACTGTGACTTACCATTTTTTATTATCTCAGATCCATTTTGCCATCCAAATGTAACCGCAAAAAACTGATCTCTAATATCTAATGATAATCCATATTTATCTTCTCCTCTAGCCGATAATTTCTTAGATGCATCGTACAGCTCATCCCATGTACTTGGCCCTTGTGGATATCCACTTTCCGATAATATATCATTTCTATAATATAAAACTCTAGTGTCAACATACCAAGGAACTGCAACATATTTATCATCATACTCTGTAGTAGCCAAAGAACTAACATAATATCTATCTGGTGAAATATTTGGATAATCTTTAGTAAATTCACTTAAATCTTTTAATATTCCTGCATCTGCAAACTCTGGAATCCATGATGTTCCCATTTGAATAATATCCGGTCCATTACCTGAAGCAACTGCTGTCAGCAATTTATCGTGAGCTTGTCCCCAAGGCAATGCCTGCACTTCAACATCGATATTTGGGTTATTCGCTTCAAATTTTTCAACCATTTGAGGTAATAACTTTCCTTCTTCCCCCATCGCCCAAACTTTAATAGTTTTGACACCGTTTTCCTCGCTAGCCTGCTTATCAGAATCATTAGATCCGCAACCAGTAAGTGCAATCGACACACAAAGTACAAGACTCAACATTCCTGCCAAAAATCTTTTTTTCATATCCATTCCCCTTTTCTACTTTTTATCGAAACGTTTCGAACAAGATGCAAAAAAACAAATTCACTTGAAATCATATTACAAAATTCTTTTTTCGAAACGTTTCGAATTCGTTGTCTAAATTCTATCATCAAAAAAAAGCTTTGTCAATCTCCAAATTTTTCGACAATTATTAATATCTAAACTTCAAAAATAAAAAATCAGAGCTTTATTTCCCCTAAAGCTCTGATTTTCAATATCTTTTTATATATCATATTTTTTTATTTTATAATAAAAACTACTTCTAGGCATACCCAATAATTTTGCAGCTTTGCTTCTATTACCACCAGCTCGTTCTATTGCATCTATTATTCTTTGCTTTTCTGAAGTTTCTTGCAAATCACTTACTGCATCACTATTCTCCATTTCTATTTTAGGCTCGTATTCACTCATTTCCTCATATTCTTTTCGAATTGGTTCTACTGGAATTCTAGCTTCTATTATAGGACTCATAGCATGCTTTTGACTATCTTCTTTTATATAACCTGGTACTACATCCATTGTAATTACATCGCCTTTACTCATAACAACCATATACTCTATAGTATTTTTTAATTCACGAATATTTCCCTTCCATCTGTATCTTTGAAGTGTTTCTACAACCTCATCCGCGATATACCTAACTTGTTTGTGATTTCTCCAAGACAAATCTTTTATGAATTTCATAGCTAACAGTTTTATATCTTCTGGTCGCTCTCTTAGTGGAGGTAATTTTATTTGTATAACATTTAATCTATAATACAAATCCTCTCTAAATTCTCCAGCTTCAACCATTTTTAATAAATCCTTGTTTGTAGCTGATATCACTCTAGTTTTAACTAAAATTTCTCTATTACTACCGACTCGTTTAAGTTTGTTCTCTTGTAATACCCTTAAGAGTTTAGCTTGCATAAATAAAGGTAAATCCCCTATCTCATCTAAAAATATTGTTCCATTATTTGCAAGTTCGAACAATCCTACTTTTCCCTTTTTACTAGCTCCAGTAAACGCACCTGGTTCATATCCAAAAAATTCGCTCTCAAATAACTCACTTGGTATAGCACTACAATTGACTGGAACAAATATGTTATTCTGATCAGTGTCATAACTTTCATTGAATATAGCTCTAGCAAAAACTTCTTTACCAGTTCCACTTTCTCCAGTTATAAATATAGTTGCCTGTGTTTTTGAGACTTGCTTTGCAAGATTTATAGCAGTTATCAATGTATGACTTTGCCCTCTTATTTCAGCAAATGCATCTTCTTCATTTGCTTGATTCATTAATTCCAATTTATGTTTTACCCGATCAAGTTCTTTCGTCAAATACTCAACTTCACTAATATCTTTATCCGTACTTATTATTCCTAAAAGTTCTCCCCCAATCAAAATTGGATGAGCATTTGTAACTACATGGCAACCTTTTTTAGGTGAATGGTAAAAGTTTTCTATAGTTGATTGTGTTTCAAATATTTTGTTGTATATAGTTTCATCCAAAAATTCTGAGAGTAATTTCCCCATTACCGATTCTTCTTTTAATCCATAGAGTTGTTCTGCTGCTCTATTCCAAAGTATAATTTTACCATTTTTATCTATAACATGAACAGCATCATGCATATTATTTAAAAGCAAATCATAACTTGCAAAAGCTTTTTCTACATCATCATAATAGTAAAATTCGATTTCTTTGTATCGAATCACGCCACAAATCTTGTTTTTTTCCATAACTGGCAATCGCTTTATATTATGTCTTCTAAGCAAATCTTTACAATCTATAACAGTATATTCCTTTCCTACTGATATCACATTTCTAGTCATAAACGATTCTATCAATTCATTCTCTGATGCATTAGTTCTCTTTATTTTTGCAATATCTGATAACGTAATCATCCCTAGTAATTGATCTTTTTCATTTACTATAAATGCCTCTGGAAGATTATTTATAAGCATAGCATCAATAACTTCACTTATGGTTGCTTTACGATTTAGACAAATATAGTCACTAGATAATATGTCTTTTACCAATGACTTTTCTGATGTAAAAATCATGTTCTTCACTCCTTTGTGAAACTATTTTATCACAAATGATAAAAAGAGCCTAGTACATATCGGAAGAGCGAGAAAAGATGAACCTTTTCTCGCTCTTACATACACTATATATACAATTTTTTGTCATACAATACAAGAGCTTCAGCCTCTTCATATTGACTATTCATAGCTTCTGTTTCCAAATATGTCATAAATAATTTTTCTACTGGAATAGTGAGCATCATCAAATACGAATTCTTGTATTTGCTCTCCCTATCAAAGGCACTAAAAGCTTCCCCAACCTCTAAACTAAAACTGCCATGTAAAAATGTTCTCTTTTTCTCCAACCAATGATTTTCAGTTGACATTCCTCTATATAACTTCACTTCCGAAATATTCTTCATCCTAAAATACGCCCTCATAAAAGCCATTCTATGAATTATATATCTTCTTCTATTCTCTTTATCACCCAATCCATCAAATACATCTTTGGTCCTAGTGACTTTACCATTGTACATAGCTAAACCAAGTTCTGCTAATACTATCTGCATACCCTTTATCCACTCACCTGATTCCGGATTAAGAACCATAGCTTCTGCCGTTATCTTCTCTATTTCTCCTAAATTTACTGTATTCATATATGTTTTTAAGTCTTGCCACAAAAGTTCATTTCCTCGTTTAGAATTCAACTTTAACTTTCTGCCATCCTGTATAAACTCTGAATGTAACTCTAACCACTGTTCTATATCCCAGCTAAGTTGTTCAATCTCAGATTCTGTTTCTTTCAAAACTTTATCATCCACTTCTATATCTAGTATCTTGCTAAATTGTTCTGATTTAGATTTCATTCTATCAATTGATTTAGAATCCAAAACTTTTGAATCCATTTCAAATTGAAATCTCTCAATCGATTCTATCGGCAAATCCCAATACTTTCCACTATCTTCATATTTCGTAATTCTCCATCTAAACATAGCACTATCTTCAAAATAAGATTCTATAAAACCTGTTGTTCTTCTGCCATCTAGTAATCTACAATTATTACCTTCAACCAAATACTTATATTCTCCTCCAACAAAATAATCATCAGTCTTCATGTTCTCGTCAAATTCGTGAATAGCCATTTTGAATCCCCCCAAATTGAGATTGATATTACTCTTTTAAATAATATACCACAAAGACATATTTACTGCTAGTCTAAGCTACATCAACTAAGTTTTGATTCCAATCGTTTTTTCTTATCTTTAACCAACACACGATACACTTTAAAATCTCTTCGACAGATAACATCGCCACGACTTCATGAAGTGATAATTTAAAATATATAGAACCCAAAAATGCAAGTGGTACGCCTATAAACCAAACAGTTCCAACATCTACTGCAAAAGCAAATTTAGTCTCTCCTCCACTTCTAAGTATTCCAACCGTCATTATAACATTCAATATCTTAAATACCAAAAATAATCCAATAATATTTAATGTAGATATTATATCCATTCTTGTCGCTGAAGAAACTTCATACCAAGAGGCTATCCAAGGTGTTATAAGTCTAAGCAATACAGCGGATAAAAACCCAAATACAATTCCAAGTTTTAAAAATCTCTTCGCATACAAATGTGCTAATACACCGTTTTTTTCTCCTATCTTATTTCCAATCATTGTTCCAGATGCTGTCGACAAACTCTTCGCTACAATCATAAACAAATTTTGTATGCTATTACATACTTGTATAGCCGCTACTGCCGATGTTCCTATATAACCATAAGCAACTGCATAAAGTGATATTCCGAGAGCCCATAATGATTCATTTAATATAACAAAAACAACTTTTGAATATATTCTTTTAATATCATTGATTGTAAATCCCAAGAATTCATTTAATCTAAGAGCCAATGGTAATTTCTTTCCATATACATATTTCATTATCAACAAAAATTCAACACATCTTGCAATAACCGTTGCTATAGCAGCTCCTTTTACCCCAAGAGCAGGTGCTCCAAAATGACCTTCTATAAGTAAATAATTCAAAAATGTATTGCAAGCAAGTGATATAGAACTGGCCCACATAATTTCTTTTGTTCGTTCTATACTCCTACTTGCTGCTGAATATACTAGTGACAAACTTGTAATTACATAGCTAAATGCAACTATCTTTAGATATTTCTCCCCTAATACAAGCGCATTTCCAATACCATTAGTCTTTACAAACACTCCAATGATAGATTTAGGAATAATCCACGCCAATATTGCAAAAAACATACTAGCTATTACAGTACTTACAACACCTATTGCCATTGTCTTCTTTATCTCTGATATATTTTTTTGTCCCCAATACTGTGCTGTAAATATTGATATTCCACTAGCTATGCCAAATATAAGCAATATGAACACATAAAAATACTGATTGGCCGCTCCTACAGCAGCCAACGCGTCTTCTCTTAACTTCCCTACCATAATAGAGTCTATTATATTCAGCGATGTTGATATAAAGCTTTGCATTGCAACAGGGATTGCAAGCTTGAATAATAATGAATAAAACTCATCTTTTCTATTCTTCAATAATAACTTCTCCTTTATTTGCATCTACTAACAGCATATCTCCAGATTTTATAAGCTTTGTAGCATGCTTTGTTCCCATAACACAAGGTATATTAAACTCTCTAGCAATTACAGCTGCGTGACAAGTAATTCCTCCTTGATCTGTAACTATAGCTCCAGCCATTCTCATCACAGAAATCAAATCTGGATCAGCTTCTAATGATACCAATATATCTCCTGGCGTAAACTTATCTGCATCTGTAGCCCTCTCAATAATAACAGCTTTTCCTCTTCTAACTCCCATACAAGCCGCTCGACCTTTTAATACCTTTGTCTCAACTATTGGTTCCTGATTCTCAACTATATCTTGAAGTGAATTTGCTCTCTCTTTTGTAAATACATATTCCTCATTATTGTGATATATATATACCATATTCTCTCGTCTATTCTCAATATCCTTTATTTCTTCTACATTTAACCTCTCCTCTAAAAGCGCCATAACTTCTTCTGGCATCATAAATCTGATATGTGACTCTGTCAAATGTGTCTTGTAAGCTATTTCTTTTACTAGCTCATCTAAGTAATAAAAGTTTTTTAGCTGCGCAAGCCTTCTATAAGCTTTAGATACTGCCAATTCACCATATAACTTTACTAAATCTCTATCTACATTAGTCATAATTTTTAGCATATGTTTTGCCGAATCTGATAAATTAACATCCCTATCGTTCCAGTTCGATGACTCTGATTTGAATTTGCTTTCATCATTTACGTATTCTTTTATTCTTTTCAAATACTCATCAGTACTAGTCATCTCTCTATCGCCAAAACCATGATAGCCAAGGTATCCATAAAACGCTCTTACCTCCTCTATTTTTTTTGATAACCAATGAGGGCAATGAGTTCTCAAATGCTTTATAGGAAGGTCAAACCACCTTTTAACTTCATCATTTGATAGTACATTTTTGGCTAAATCCATTACTAACTTTTCTTCTTCAACATAAACCGAATCCTTATCGCACCTGACAAGTTCATAAAAGACTTGCTCTGCCGCTTTTTTACCATAGCCCCATTTCTTTATTTCATCAATTAGATCCTCTTCAAGCCCTATTTCTGGAATTTGAATCACTTCAGCAGGCCAACACTTTCTATAAAGTTCTATTTGAGCATTCATTTGTCTCTCATATATTGATTTTAACTGCGCTTTTCCCATAAATTTAAAATCGGATCTGTCTATATCTCCATAAACAGAAGCCAATTTATCTGCTACTTCATATATGTTTTTATTGAATGCTTTTCTAAAATTTTCATCTTCTCTAAGTTTGTTTTTTATGTTCTCACAAATTCTTTTACTATTACTTTTCTCAAAATAAAAAGACCCACAATAACCATTATAATTTAAAAATACGTCTTCATGTGAATCCCCAATATATTCTTCCATTTCTTGACTTGCAGTTCTCAAAAAAAGCAAATCTGTATGAAAATCATCATCTTCATTTTTAGATGCGAAGTCCCAATTAGTTGTTGAAACATACTCTGTTAGTTCTCCAAAATTAGATAATGTCATCGATTTTAATCTTTCTCCCATTTTTTTCAATTGCTGATAACCATTCATACTTTCTTCCTCCCGGTGATTTATAATAAAAGTTTGATTCTTCCAATTTAGATTCTATTCTAGAAACTAATGATTTGTGACTTAAATCCACTTCATACCAATCTATATTCTTTCCACTAATATCTGATCTAATACCACTCCAAAACTCTACTTCTATCTGATTAAATCTATCCGACTCTTTTCTAAGTGTTTTAGCTTCAGAATAACTAAGTCCATACACGAAACCCATTTCCTGATCTATACAGATTACACGATCTTTTCTCTTATAAAATGAAGGGTATCTTCTTATCTCAACATGTTCATACTCGCTATCCATTATGTGTTCAACTGAATTAATGAAATTTTCTCGGCTAAGCTCTAGTATTCTAACACTTCTAGTTAATATATCTCCTTCACAATCTAATTTGTATTTTATAGCCGGTTTTTTAGGCCAATTTTTTTTGCCTAAAACTACTAAGTAGCTAGATTTTTGACTATTTCTAAGCTTTAAATACCTCTCGAAACTCTTGGTACAAGCCATCTCTCCGCTACTAAATTCCGTTCCTTCTTGATTTTCAAATAACCTTGAAAATACTCCGAAATCGAATTTTTCTACAGGCATAACATCAATCTTATGCTCGGTTTCATTCACTGACCAAAAACTATGCTCTGAATTATTAAGTTCAAGTGTTGGATTTACTTCAATCAAATCCTCACTTTTATCACTTAATTTGTAACAATAGCTATTGACTATTTTAATAACATTAAGATACCTATACTTTTCTGGCGCACTCTCGCACACAAACAAAACTTCCTCACCAAATTTTGTTTTCAACTCACCCCTTGCCAAGATACCAAAAGGTTTTAATTCTTTCAATTCGATTCTGCTTTTTTTTGATTCCGAATCATAAATAAAACTCATAAAAACCCCTCCCTAAACCATAAAATCACCACTTTCACAAGTGGTGATTTATATTATACCAATATTTTCTTGTTCTTCAATAGATTTTCCGTAAAGCGCAGTATATACTGACGAATAGCATTTTCTTGTGTTCATTTTTTGTTTTTTTCTTATCTAAACACAACGTTTACAGTTGGTTCATTTTTTGTTTTTCACAGGTATTACGATTTCAGTCAAACAATCCTTTTCATCTCTGACTGAAAAAAAATCCAAAATAGAATACTCATACGATTCTCCAATCCTTTCATATTCACTTTTGTCAATTTCATCTAATAACTTTTCATACGATTTATACGATTCCTCATAAAGACCTCTATGCAGTATACATGCACAAAATGTTTCTTCATAGTATTTATAGTATTTGTCATCAACCTCATTCGCTACTTCCATAAATAATCTACCTAGTTTTGTATACTCCTTTTTTTCAATTTGATCAGCTTCAATAACTACACCTATAGGATATCCCATATATGCACCTATTGATTGTGCATGTTTTACGAAGTCAGTTATATCATTCATTATATATTCTATATCTAAATTCTTTCGCTTCTTTTCTAGTACTTTTATAGGTGCTTTTGTCACAAAATATACACCTTCAACATCTGATTTATCAATTCCTATTTTAGTTAACTTTACTTTTTGCTCTATCGCAAATTTCGATGCTTCTAAGCTTTTTATCCTAATTTCTAATAATTTTTTATGATTCTCCAATAAATCTATACAATTTTGAGGGGTCCTTTCTCCCAAATATTTCTTTATTTCTTTAAGCGGCATATCTAGCCCTCTCAAATCCTGAATAAGCGCAAATGTCTCTAATTGAAACAAACTATAATATCGATATCCATTATCCAATCTTTTTTCTGGTATAAATATTCCTTCATTATCGTAAAAAATAAGATTTTTTCTAGTTGTTCCAGCAAGATTTGCAAATTCACTTATAGATAAATATTTTCTAAATTCTTTATTCACAAAATCACCCCTTGACCGTATAGTAACTATACGCTTTAT contains:
- a CDS encoding sugar ABC transporter substrate-binding protein; the encoded protein is MKKRFLAGMLSLVLCVSIALTGCGSNDSDKQASEENGVKTIKVWAMGEEGKLLPQMVEKFEANNPNIDVEVQALPWGQAHDKLLTAVASGNGPDIIQMGTSWIPEFADAGILKDLSEFTKDYPNISPDRYYVSSLATTEYDDKYVAVPWYVDTRVLYYRNDILSESGYPQGPSTWDELYDASKKLSARGEDKYGLSLDIRDQFFAVTFGWQNGSEIIKNGKSQFSEPEFVEAINYLKKFYDEKLTMMYGDVDIVQTFKDGTEPMFISGPWMVNVLNDAAPEISGKWSIRTLPAKKSNMSFVGGSNWTIFHNSKNVPEALKFIDYMSDTKTQIEWMKVSKALPARADAWVDPVIANDDYVSVFGEQLKNAKPSPFIVEWEEIAQELSASFERIIAENADVNAEMKKLDEKAKKVLEK
- a CDS encoding sigma 54-interacting transcriptional regulator; this encodes MIFTSEKSLVKDILSSDYICLNRKATISEVIDAMLINNLPEAFIVNEKDQLLGMITLSDIAKIKRTNASENELIESFMTRNVISVGKEYTVIDCKDLLRRHNIKRLPVMEKNKICGVIRYKEIEFYYYDDVEKAFASYDLLLNNMHDAVHVIDKNGKIILWNRAAEQLYGLKEESVMGKLLSEFLDETIYNKIFETQSTIENFYHSPKKGCHVVTNAHPILIGGELLGIISTDKDISEVEYLTKELDRVKHKLELMNQANEEDAFAEIRGQSHTLITAINLAKQVSKTQATIFITGESGTGKEVFARAIFNESYDTDQNNIFVPVNCSAIPSELFESEFFGYEPGAFTGASKKGKVGLFELANNGTIFLDEIGDLPLFMQAKLLRVLQENKLKRVGSNREILVKTRVISATNKDLLKMVEAGEFREDLYYRLNVIQIKLPPLRERPEDIKLLAMKFIKDLSWRNHKQVRYIADEVVETLQRYRWKGNIRELKNTIEYMVVMSKGDVITMDVVPGYIKEDSQKHAMSPIIEARIPVEPIRKEYEEMSEYEPKIEMENSDAVSDLQETSEKQRIIDAIERAGGNRSKAAKLLGMPRSSFYYKIKKYDI
- a CDS encoding MATE family efflux transporter → MKNRKDEFYSLLFKLAIPVAMQSFISTSLNIIDSIMVGKLREDALAAVGAANQYFYVFILLIFGIASGISIFTAQYWGQKNISEIKKTMAIGVVSTVIASMFFAILAWIIPKSIIGVFVKTNGIGNALVLGEKYLKIVAFSYVITSLSLVYSAASRSIERTKEIMWASSISLACNTFLNYLLIEGHFGAPALGVKGAAIATVIARCVEFLLIMKYVYGKKLPLALRLNEFLGFTINDIKRIYSKVVFVILNESLWALGISLYAVAYGYIGTSAVAAIQVCNSIQNLFMIVAKSLSTASGTMIGNKIGEKNGVLAHLYAKRFLKLGIVFGFLSAVLLRLITPWIASWYEVSSATRMDIISTLNIIGLFLVFKILNVIMTVGILRSGGETKFAFAVDVGTVWFIGVPLAFLGSIYFKLSLHEVVAMLSVEEILKCIVCWLKIRKNDWNQNLVDVA
- a CDS encoding PEP-utilizing enzyme produces the protein MNGYQQLKKMGERLKSMTLSNFGELTEYVSTTNWDFASKNEDDDFHTDLLFLRTASQEMEEYIGDSHEDVFLNYNGYCGSFYFEKSNSKRICENIKNKLREDENFRKAFNKNIYEVADKLASVYGDIDRSDFKFMGKAQLKSIYERQMNAQIELYRKCWPAEVIQIPEIGLEEDLIDEIKKWGYGKKAAEQVFYELVRCDKDSVYVEEEKLVMDLAKNVLSNDEVKRWFDLPIKHLRTHCPHWLSKKIEEVRAFYGYLGYHGFGDREMTSTDEYLKRIKEYVNDESKFKSESSNWNDRDVNLSDSAKHMLKIMTNVDRDLVKLYGELAVSKAYRRLAQLKNFYYLDELVKEIAYKTHLTESHIRFMMPEEVMALLEERLNVEEIKDIENRRENMVYIYHNNEEYVFTKERANSLQDIVENQEPIVETKVLKGRAACMGVRRGKAVIIERATDADKFTPGDILVSLEADPDLISVMRMAGAIVTDQGGITCHAAVIAREFNIPCVMGTKHATKLIKSGDMLLVDANKGEVIIEE
- a CDS encoding MerR family transcriptional regulator; translation: MNKEFRKYLSISEFANLAGTTRKNLIFYDNEGIFIPEKRLDNGYRYYSLFQLETFALIQDLRGLDMPLKEIKKYLGERTPQNCIDLLENHKKLLEIRIKSLEASKFAIEQKVKLTKIGIDKSDVEGVYFVTKAPIKVLEKKRKNLDIEYIMNDITDFVKHAQSIGAYMGYPIGVVIEADQIEKKEYTKLGRLFMEVANEVDDKYYKYYEETFCACILHRGLYEESYKSYEKLLDEIDKSEYERIGESYEYSILDFFSVRDEKDCLTEIVIPVKNKK